The Candidatus Alcyoniella australis genome includes a region encoding these proteins:
- a CDS encoding VWA domain-containing protein, whose amino-acid sequence MRFADWPMVWLLLALPALWALELYMARRSRAIRDSFASPEMLQRLRPNASAAKKRVRAAMLWIALLLLVLTLAQFQFGRVVEEVSRRGVDIVVAMDCSASMRARDIEPSRLDKARSELSHLIQRLQGDRVAIIAFAGTAHALCPLTLDRSAALMYLEVLDTDLVPYPGTNVAAAIDKALEIFDPADKQHRVLVLISDGESLEGDLDQAIERARQANVRIYTLGVGGARGEPIPEFDDQGRPQGFKKDRSGQLVQSRLDEAGLTRMAEATGGLYRRATYGEHEIDTLYNDIQKMEQRELDSTVRVAYKDRFPWFLVPALALLILQFVLSERRDRLL is encoded by the coding sequence ATGCGCTTCGCCGACTGGCCGATGGTTTGGCTGCTGCTGGCGCTGCCCGCGCTGTGGGCGCTGGAGCTGTACATGGCGCGCCGCAGCCGCGCGATCCGCGATTCGTTCGCCAGTCCCGAGATGCTGCAACGACTGCGCCCCAACGCCAGCGCTGCCAAGAAGCGCGTACGCGCGGCCATGCTCTGGATCGCGCTGCTGTTGCTGGTGCTGACTCTGGCGCAGTTCCAGTTCGGCCGTGTGGTCGAGGAGGTCTCGCGGCGCGGCGTGGACATCGTAGTGGCAATGGACTGCTCGGCCTCGATGCGCGCCCGCGACATCGAGCCCAGCCGCCTGGACAAGGCGCGTAGCGAGCTGTCGCATTTAATCCAGCGCCTCCAGGGCGACCGGGTGGCGATCATCGCCTTCGCCGGCACGGCCCACGCGCTGTGCCCGCTGACCCTGGACCGCAGCGCGGCGCTGATGTACCTCGAGGTGCTCGATACCGACCTGGTCCCCTACCCGGGCACCAACGTGGCCGCGGCCATTGACAAGGCGCTCGAAATTTTCGACCCCGCGGACAAGCAGCATCGCGTGCTGGTGCTGATCTCCGACGGCGAGAGTCTCGAGGGCGACCTGGACCAAGCCATCGAGCGCGCGCGCCAGGCCAACGTGCGGATCTACACCCTGGGCGTGGGCGGCGCCCGCGGCGAGCCGATCCCCGAGTTCGACGACCAGGGCCGTCCGCAGGGATTTAAAAAGGATCGCTCGGGCCAACTGGTGCAAAGCAGGCTCGACGAGGCGGGTCTGACCCGCATGGCCGAGGCCACCGGCGGCCTATACCGCCGTGCGACCTACGGCGAACACGAGATCGACACGCTCTACAACGACATCCAAAAGATGGAGCAGCGCGAGCTGGACAGCACAGTACGCGTCGCGTACAAGGATCGCTTCCCCTGGTTTCTGGTGCCGGCGCTGGCGCTGCTAATACTGCAATTCGTGCTCAGCGAACGCAGGGACAGGCTGCTATGA
- a CDS encoding HEAT repeat domain-containing protein has translation MYPAGHPALEQMLTALGMRFKEYFKSSPTLMVGIGKESLFLGDVELTDEDWAVNLATALHQQSISQITFHRGLGLDELSAMMEVLRMDPLTVRESGGYRELFAERRIRSIEVNEVEYKLHEEDIERQLEQLSDSDVWRRLSESWRRGFTELGAEDRDFVQRLLQDAPRLATIVDTALAGHAEGTDTAEAAQVFFRVVDSLAPFEGEIGAEDRMAFEGQVLRVINSLSPEGRYALLEDSALRIEHDQAQLTSIDHLLNKLDDRNLARGLVEGLDPNRSHLDDFIRTYEHFVDDQREQPLLDEIESIVTDRDVKYDANFAALVARASQLPADQPRLFRLRRTLISAHEQYISRNMPIYDYVEAMMSRSTQLLERLSDSAVEEAAALNLLSILRMQRDSEHYEFYSQGLDYMIADLIETGRYALAEQAVRLLRSHASKRNTCEVSRNIARQLLTNVRTPEIVAQLLQALKQWGKEQAETIGQLLVRMGPIAVEPVIEALDAEQNRAVRMAMISVLTQNGKHVMPLIDQRMRDADWFVQRNMVNLLAQIAPDDLLQRIEPVVDNPEPRVRKVVARALTATDEEGAIDLLEAMLADPDQGVRHQAILSLGHFRGSEKACKVLLGKIEQRHPFSGDARAEQLALDTLGKIRHPLCIEALARYIHGSALWGGPDEELRVSAAKALGVFENPQCRKLLEEGCNSRKKALRDACRQLLQVN, from the coding sequence ATGTATCCTGCGGGACACCCGGCCCTGGAACAGATGCTCACGGCGTTGGGCATGCGCTTCAAGGAGTACTTCAAATCCTCGCCAACGCTGATGGTGGGCATCGGCAAGGAGAGTCTGTTTCTCGGCGATGTCGAGCTGACGGACGAGGATTGGGCGGTCAACCTGGCCACGGCACTGCACCAGCAGAGCATCAGCCAGATCACCTTTCATCGCGGCCTGGGTCTGGACGAGCTGTCCGCGATGATGGAGGTCCTGCGGATGGACCCGCTGACCGTACGCGAGTCCGGCGGCTACCGCGAGTTGTTCGCCGAGCGCCGAATCCGTTCGATCGAAGTCAACGAGGTCGAGTACAAGCTGCACGAGGAGGACATCGAACGGCAGCTCGAGCAGCTCTCCGACAGCGATGTCTGGCGTCGGCTTTCGGAAAGCTGGCGGCGCGGCTTCACCGAATTGGGCGCGGAGGACCGCGATTTCGTCCAACGGCTGCTGCAGGACGCCCCACGGCTGGCCACGATTGTCGATACGGCCCTGGCCGGACACGCTGAGGGGACCGACACGGCCGAGGCAGCCCAGGTTTTCTTCCGCGTAGTCGATTCGCTGGCCCCCTTCGAGGGCGAGATCGGCGCTGAGGACCGCATGGCCTTCGAGGGGCAGGTGCTGCGCGTGATCAACTCCCTGAGCCCCGAGGGGCGTTATGCCCTGCTCGAGGACAGCGCCCTGCGTATTGAGCACGATCAGGCCCAACTGACCTCCATCGACCACCTTCTGAACAAGCTCGACGACCGAAACCTGGCGCGCGGCCTGGTCGAAGGGCTCGATCCCAACCGTTCGCATCTGGACGATTTCATCCGCACCTACGAGCACTTTGTCGACGATCAACGCGAGCAGCCGCTGCTGGACGAGATCGAGTCGATCGTCACCGATCGCGACGTCAAGTACGATGCCAACTTCGCCGCGCTGGTAGCCCGGGCCTCGCAGCTGCCAGCGGACCAGCCCCGGCTGTTCCGGCTGCGCCGCACCCTGATCAGCGCCCACGAGCAGTACATCAGCCGCAACATGCCGATCTACGACTACGTCGAGGCGATGATGAGCCGCTCGACCCAGCTGCTCGAGCGTCTGAGCGACAGCGCCGTAGAGGAGGCGGCGGCGCTGAACCTGCTCAGCATCCTGCGCATGCAACGCGACAGCGAGCACTACGAGTTCTACTCTCAGGGCCTGGACTACATGATCGCCGATCTGATCGAGACCGGGCGTTACGCCTTGGCCGAGCAGGCCGTACGGCTGTTGCGCAGCCACGCGAGCAAGCGCAATACCTGCGAAGTTTCGCGCAACATTGCGCGCCAGCTCTTGACCAACGTACGCACCCCCGAAATCGTCGCCCAGCTGCTGCAGGCGCTGAAACAATGGGGCAAGGAGCAGGCCGAGACCATCGGACAGCTGCTGGTGCGCATGGGTCCGATCGCGGTCGAGCCGGTGATCGAGGCCCTGGACGCCGAACAGAATCGCGCGGTGCGGATGGCGATGATCAGCGTGCTGACCCAAAACGGAAAACACGTGATGCCGCTGATCGATCAGCGGATGCGGGACGCCGACTGGTTCGTCCAGCGCAACATGGTCAACCTGCTGGCCCAGATCGCCCCGGACGACCTGTTACAGCGGATCGAGCCGGTGGTCGACAACCCTGAGCCGCGGGTGCGCAAGGTCGTGGCCCGCGCGCTGACCGCCACCGACGAGGAGGGGGCGATCGATCTGCTCGAGGCGATGCTGGCCGACCCCGACCAGGGCGTGCGCCACCAGGCGATCCTCAGCCTGGGGCACTTCCGCGGCTCGGAGAAGGCCTGCAAGGTGCTGCTGGGCAAAATCGAGCAGCGGCACCCGTTCAGCGGCGACGCTCGCGCGGAACAGCTGGCGCTCGATACTCTGGGCAAGATCAGGCATCCGTTATGTATCGAGGCGCTGGCGCGCTACATCCACGGCAGCGCGCTGTGGGGCGGACCGGACGAGGAACTGCGGGTCTCGGCGGCCAAGGCGCTGGGCGTTTTCGAGAATCCGCAATGCCGCAAGCTGCTGGAAGAGGGGTGCAACAGTCGCAAGAAAGCGTTGCGCGACGCCTGCCGGCAGCTGCTACAGGTGAACTAG
- a CDS encoding HD domain-containing protein gives MDIENKRWRLALTEDVLKSFSSAMRNRSLYPPQHPIVEASCTRLADKLDHASSRGHESWTIVLLGGEFVFEKVPLPKISALVRPLYHALESKRVESLTLQNGISAQELSVFLTMLLSDDPIWQREGDFAGQLAAKGISNLALKRVELTSDITAGPTNTDEARDIYSSLRTALLRFFISMFDQSKTPSMGLINVLVERIAGAMHADRFAMISRLHTKHDPRDLISHSINTAIVSYVTAEAMGLELDLLQKIAVAGLLHDIGLIDIPPQIENGVLYSSEDPRVQIEHPMRAVGILRAIPSVPQIAEVVALEHHMRVDGKGFPRVKQDQPQSPASSIVALASTYDRLMHGDQYISPEEIPQKLISTAGSMFEPSVLAHLIVGLGVYPPGSYVKLSNGETALVLLPSRTDVMRPTVKLLFGRDGDEYLEERVIDLTERASVTGKFQASIVHSVPPNELAL, from the coding sequence ATGGATATCGAAAACAAACGCTGGCGGCTGGCCCTGACCGAGGATGTGCTCAAGTCGTTCTCCTCGGCGATGCGCAACCGCTCGCTCTACCCGCCGCAGCACCCGATCGTCGAGGCGAGCTGCACTCGGCTGGCCGACAAGTTGGACCACGCCTCGAGCCGCGGCCACGAGTCGTGGACCATCGTGCTGCTCGGCGGCGAGTTCGTCTTCGAGAAGGTGCCGCTGCCCAAGATCTCGGCTCTGGTCCGACCGCTGTACCACGCGCTGGAGTCCAAGCGCGTCGAGTCGCTGACACTGCAAAACGGTATCAGCGCCCAGGAACTCTCGGTGTTTCTGACGATGCTGCTTAGCGACGATCCGATCTGGCAGCGCGAGGGCGACTTCGCCGGGCAGCTCGCGGCCAAGGGGATCAGCAATTTGGCGCTTAAGCGCGTCGAACTGACCAGCGATATCACGGCCGGGCCGACCAACACCGACGAGGCGCGCGATATCTACTCCTCGTTGCGCACGGCGCTGCTGCGGTTCTTCATCTCGATGTTCGACCAGAGTAAGACCCCGTCGATGGGGCTGATCAACGTGCTGGTCGAGCGCATCGCCGGCGCGATGCACGCCGACCGCTTTGCGATGATCTCGCGGCTGCACACCAAGCACGATCCGCGCGACCTGATCTCCCACAGCATCAATACCGCGATTGTCTCCTACGTTACTGCCGAGGCGATGGGGCTCGAGCTGGACCTGCTGCAGAAGATCGCCGTCGCCGGCCTGTTGCACGACATCGGATTGATCGACATTCCACCGCAGATCGAGAACGGCGTGCTCTACAGCTCCGAGGATCCGCGGGTTCAGATCGAACACCCGATGCGCGCCGTGGGAATTCTACGCGCGATTCCCAGCGTGCCGCAGATCGCCGAGGTCGTCGCCCTCGAGCACCACATGCGGGTCGACGGCAAGGGTTTCCCGCGGGTTAAGCAAGACCAGCCGCAGAGCCCGGCCAGCAGTATAGTGGCCCTGGCCAGTACCTACGACCGATTGATGCACGGTGATCAATACATCTCGCCCGAGGAGATTCCGCAGAAGTTGATCTCTACGGCCGGATCGATGTTCGAACCCAGCGTGCTGGCGCACCTGATCGTCGGCCTGGGTGTCTACCCGCCGGGCAGCTACGTCAAGCTCTCCAACGGCGAGACCGCCCTGGTGCTTTTACCCAGCCGCACCGACGTGATGCGCCCGACGGTCAAACTGCTGTTCGGCCGCGACGGCGACGAGTACCTTGAGGAGCGGGTGATCGATCTGACCGAGCGCGCATCGGTCACCGGCAAGTTCCAGGCCTCGATCGTGCACTCGGTTCCGCCAAACGAGCTGGCGCTTTAA
- a CDS encoding VWA domain-containing protein, with protein sequence MIGYTFVHPWVLPLGAVVAALMIAYQLFWSRSRTSTIVFSDVSNLKRIRPSAFLRLRQTLPALRIAAVALLFIGLARPQQTLVTTEISSEGIDIMLIVDTSGSMRAQDFAPHNRLEVAKAKIGEFINGRRADRIGLVVFAEKAFTQCPLTQDYAVLQNLLQSVDFGMVGDSTAVGEALALGVERMRGSEAQSKVIVLLTDGQNNAGRIQPLTAAKLAQQYKIKVYTIGVGSRGSAMMPVYDPVLGRQYQKVQVDLDEETLRRIAQMTGGEYFRAADPQGLETIYKRIDQLEKTEIETRDFTEYSELYKPFVLLGLLLLLAEALLAATRFRRLS encoded by the coding sequence ATGATCGGCTACACCTTTGTCCATCCCTGGGTACTGCCGCTGGGCGCGGTCGTTGCGGCGCTGATGATCGCCTACCAACTATTCTGGTCGCGCTCACGCACGAGCACCATCGTGTTCAGCGACGTGTCGAACCTCAAGCGCATTCGCCCCTCGGCCTTTCTGCGGCTGCGGCAAACGCTGCCCGCGCTGCGCATCGCGGCCGTGGCCCTGCTGTTCATCGGCCTGGCCCGTCCGCAGCAGACCCTGGTGACCACCGAGATCAGCAGCGAGGGGATCGACATCATGTTGATCGTCGACACCTCGGGCTCGATGCGCGCCCAGGACTTCGCGCCGCACAACCGGCTGGAGGTGGCCAAGGCCAAGATCGGCGAGTTCATCAACGGCCGACGCGCCGACCGCATCGGGCTGGTGGTGTTCGCGGAAAAAGCGTTCACCCAATGCCCGTTGACCCAGGACTACGCGGTGCTGCAAAACCTGCTTCAGAGCGTGGACTTCGGCATGGTCGGCGATTCCACGGCCGTGGGCGAGGCCCTGGCGCTGGGAGTCGAGCGCATGCGCGGGTCCGAGGCGCAGAGCAAAGTGATCGTGCTGCTCACCGACGGCCAGAACAACGCCGGACGGATCCAGCCGTTGACCGCGGCCAAGCTTGCCCAGCAATACAAGATCAAGGTCTACACCATCGGCGTGGGCAGCCGCGGCTCGGCGATGATGCCGGTCTACGACCCGGTGCTGGGCCGCCAGTACCAGAAGGTGCAGGTGGACCTGGACGAGGAGACCCTGCGGCGCATCGCGCAGATGACCGGCGGCGAATATTTCCGCGCCGCCGACCCCCAGGGCCTGGAGACGATTTACAAGCGCATCGATCAACTGGAGAAGACCGAGATCGAGACCCGCGACTTCACCGAATACAGCGAGCTGTACAAGCCCTTCGTGCTGCTGGGGTTGCTGCTGCTGCTGGCCGAGGCGCTGCTGGCGGCCACGCGCTTCAGGAGGCTCTCGTGA
- a CDS encoding NUDIX hydrolase, protein MSKEYRNPLPTVDIIIQINGGIVLIQRLNEPHGWALPGGFIDYGESAEQAAVREAKEETGLEVKLLRQFHTYSDPQRDPRHHSLSVVFVAQAQGKPVGADDAAQAEIFKREDLPGPICFDHARILEDYFESRF, encoded by the coding sequence GTGAGCAAAGAGTATCGCAACCCGCTACCCACCGTCGATATCATTATCCAGATCAACGGCGGGATTGTGCTGATCCAGCGGCTCAACGAGCCCCACGGCTGGGCTTTGCCCGGCGGATTCATCGACTACGGCGAGAGCGCGGAGCAGGCCGCCGTGCGCGAGGCCAAAGAGGAGACCGGCCTAGAGGTCAAGCTGCTGCGCCAGTTCCATACCTACTCCGACCCGCAGCGCGACCCGCGGCATCACAGCCTGAGCGTGGTATTCGTGGCCCAAGCCCAGGGCAAACCCGTGGGTGCCGACGACGCGGCGCAAGCCGAAATCTTCAAACGCGAAGACCTGCCCGGCCCAATCTGCTTTGACCACGCGCGGATTTTGGAGGACTACTTTGAATCGCGCTTTTAG
- a CDS encoding HAD hydrolase family protein, giving the protein MSTRRYQLKPIAQLDAATACGLRALATDLDDTVTFQGKIPLENMQWLSRLNQAGIRTFAVTGRPAGFGIALTQYFDAFEAVIAENGGVICCEGRCDLLLAPELMDRVGPRLAEVFATLRERLPHLRPDPGTFARITEQVFMRKGLQPGDLELIERVSAENGLAVVTSSIMVHINSGSADKARSLSAVLDQRLGGYEPEQVITVGDSPNDSSMFDSALFPISAGVANIEDFAEQMPHLPAYIADLPQGQGFGQICERILRLREN; this is encoded by the coding sequence ATGAGCACCCGGCGCTATCAACTTAAGCCGATCGCGCAGCTCGACGCGGCCACGGCCTGCGGCCTGCGCGCCCTGGCCACGGACCTGGACGACACGGTCACCTTTCAGGGAAAAATTCCGCTGGAAAACATGCAATGGCTCTCGCGGCTCAACCAGGCCGGGATCCGCACCTTCGCGGTCACCGGCCGACCCGCGGGCTTCGGCATCGCCCTGACCCAATATTTCGACGCCTTTGAGGCGGTGATAGCCGAGAACGGCGGCGTGATCTGCTGCGAGGGGCGCTGCGACCTGCTGCTCGCGCCCGAGTTGATGGACCGGGTCGGTCCGCGGCTGGCCGAGGTCTTCGCAACGCTACGCGAACGGCTGCCGCACCTGCGGCCCGATCCGGGCACCTTCGCCCGCATCACCGAGCAAGTGTTCATGCGCAAGGGATTGCAGCCCGGCGATCTGGAACTGATCGAACGGGTCAGCGCCGAGAACGGCCTGGCTGTGGTCACCAGCTCGATCATGGTCCACATCAACAGCGGCTCCGCTGACAAGGCGCGCTCCCTTTCGGCAGTGCTCGACCAGCGGCTGGGCGGCTACGAGCCCGAGCAGGTGATCACCGTGGGCGATTCGCCCAACGACTCCTCGATGTTCGACAGCGCGCTGTTCCCGATCAGCGCCGGCGTGGCCAACATCGAGGACTTCGCCGAACAGATGCCCCATTTGCCGGCCTACATCGCCGATTTGCCCCAGGGACAAGGCTTCGGCCAGATCTGCGAGCGGATTCTCAGATTGCGGGAAAATTAA
- a CDS encoding NYN domain-containing protein gives MYWLVDGYNVLHARTGLGGPDEAGRQRLVTLLDQYLRQHRADRATVFFDSAERHHFPHPPVAVKVRYSASADDAILDVLHKHPHPAQLTVVSADIKDIGRPAQQLGARLLSPAALAAKLLSGTRPRARKPQKEQPLSADQVEDWIEWFQDDDRKK, from the coding sequence TTGTATTGGCTTGTGGACGGCTACAACGTGCTTCATGCCCGCACCGGACTGGGCGGACCGGACGAGGCCGGACGCCAACGGCTGGTGACGCTGCTCGATCAGTATCTGCGCCAACATCGAGCGGACCGCGCCACGGTCTTTTTCGACTCCGCAGAACGCCATCATTTTCCTCATCCTCCCGTGGCGGTCAAGGTCCGTTACAGCGCCTCGGCTGACGATGCGATTCTTGATGTTTTACATAAACATCCGCACCCCGCGCAGTTGACCGTGGTCAGCGCTGACATTAAGGACATCGGCCGTCCGGCGCAGCAGCTGGGTGCCCGGCTGCTCTCGCCCGCGGCTCTGGCCGCCAAGCTGCTCTCGGGCACACGGCCGCGGGCCCGTAAACCGCAAAAAGAACAGCCACTTTCTGCGGACCAGGTCGAGGACTGGATCGAATGGTTCCAGGACGACGACCGTAAAAAATAG
- a CDS encoding MoxR family ATPase, translating to MKPDIAQINQQVEEQSRFVDQILGEVSKVIVGQRYMLERILIGILQGGHVLLEGVPGLAKTLTVQTFSRVIQASFARLQFTPDLLPADLTGTMIYDANSATFNAKQGPIFANLVLADEINRAPAKVQSALLEAMQEHQVTIGGTSYKLPEPFLVFATQNPIEQQGTYPLPEAQVDRFMLKIKVGYPTKEEERQIVERMARPHQFELEQVITPQRLMAAREVVNQVYVDEKVTGYILDIVFASRDPEGYGIADAAQLIEYGASPRASIYLTQAARAHAFLRHRGYVTPEDVKAVAHDILRHRIIVSYEAEAEQIDSERIIEMIFDHVEVP from the coding sequence ATGAAACCCGATATCGCCCAGATCAACCAGCAGGTCGAGGAACAAAGCCGATTCGTGGACCAGATCCTCGGCGAGGTCTCCAAGGTCATCGTCGGCCAGCGCTACATGCTCGAACGGATACTGATCGGCATTTTGCAGGGCGGCCACGTGCTGCTCGAGGGTGTGCCGGGCCTGGCCAAAACCCTGACCGTGCAAACCTTCTCGCGTGTGATCCAGGCGAGCTTCGCCCGCCTGCAGTTCACGCCCGACCTGCTTCCCGCGGACCTGACCGGCACGATGATCTACGACGCCAACAGCGCGACGTTCAACGCCAAGCAGGGCCCGATATTCGCCAACCTGGTGCTGGCCGACGAGATCAACCGCGCGCCGGCCAAGGTGCAGAGCGCGCTGCTCGAGGCGATGCAGGAGCATCAGGTGACCATCGGCGGCACCAGCTACAAGCTGCCCGAGCCGTTCCTGGTCTTCGCCACGCAGAACCCCATCGAGCAGCAGGGGACCTACCCGCTGCCCGAGGCGCAGGTCGACCGCTTCATGCTCAAGATCAAGGTCGGCTACCCGACCAAGGAAGAGGAGCGGCAGATCGTCGAGCGCATGGCCCGACCCCATCAGTTCGAGCTCGAACAGGTGATCACGCCCCAGCGGCTGATGGCGGCGCGCGAGGTGGTCAACCAGGTCTACGTCGATGAGAAAGTTACGGGCTACATCCTCGACATCGTCTTCGCCTCGCGCGATCCCGAGGGCTACGGCATCGCCGACGCCGCGCAACTGATCGAATACGGCGCCAGCCCGCGGGCCTCGATCTACCTGACGCAGGCCGCGCGCGCCCACGCCTTCCTCCGCCACCGCGGCTACGTCACTCCCGAGGACGTCAAGGCCGTGGCCCACGACATCCTGCGTCACCGGATCATCGTCAGCTACGAGGCCGAGGCCGAGCAGATCGACTCCGAGCGGATCATCGAGATGATCTTCGACCACGTCGAGGTTCCATGA
- a CDS encoding DUF58 domain-containing protein, translating to MIPQELIKEIRRVEILTRRMLDESFAGAYQSVFKGRGMEFTEVREYMPGDDVRTIDWNVTARMGRPYVKRFVEERELTVMLMVDASGSERFGTQGKFKGELAVRLCALLAFTAIKNNDRVGLIIFTDRIEKFVAPKTGRTHVLRVIRELLAFEPDEAHRATDLQMVLGFVTRMLKRRSVLFLVSDFIGTGYERALEIANRKHDLIAVSVADPREIALPRVGLIDLEDAETGEVVTIDTFDEGSRQAFFKLNLDARRALENKLRRSNVDSIPIMTDAPRLLEPVQGFFRKRTRRNR from the coding sequence ATGATCCCCCAGGAGTTGATCAAGGAAATCCGCCGGGTCGAAATCCTCACGCGGCGAATGCTCGACGAGAGCTTTGCCGGCGCCTACCAATCGGTGTTCAAGGGGCGCGGCATGGAGTTCACCGAGGTGCGCGAATACATGCCCGGCGACGACGTGCGCACCATCGACTGGAACGTCACCGCGCGCATGGGACGGCCCTACGTCAAGCGCTTCGTGGAGGAGCGCGAGCTGACCGTGATGCTGATGGTCGACGCCTCGGGCTCCGAGCGCTTCGGCACCCAGGGCAAGTTCAAGGGCGAGTTGGCCGTGCGGCTGTGCGCGCTGCTGGCGTTCACCGCGATTAAGAACAACGACCGCGTGGGCCTGATCATCTTCACCGACCGCATCGAGAAGTTCGTCGCGCCCAAGACCGGCCGCACCCACGTGCTGCGCGTAATCCGCGAGCTGCTGGCATTCGAGCCGGACGAGGCGCACCGCGCCACGGACCTGCAGATGGTGCTGGGTTTCGTCACCCGCATGCTCAAACGCCGCTCGGTGCTGTTCCTGGTCTCGGACTTTATCGGCACGGGCTACGAGCGCGCGCTGGAAATCGCCAACCGCAAGCACGACCTGATCGCCGTGAGCGTGGCCGACCCGCGCGAGATCGCGTTGCCGCGCGTGGGGCTGATCGACCTGGAGGACGCGGAGACCGGTGAGGTGGTGACCATCGACACCTTTGACGAGGGCTCGCGCCAGGCGTTCTTCAAACTCAACCTCGACGCCCGGCGCGCCCTGGAGAACAAGCTGCGGCGCTCCAACGTCGACTCGATCCCGATCATGACCGACGCCCCGCGGCTGCTCGAACCGGTGCAGGGCTTCTTCCGCAAACGCACACGAAGGAACAGGTAG
- a CDS encoding AI-2E family transporter has product MSEPQTHDTPHNELKPPRNRLLEQHPFICGYLFLAAIVLLLLVTELKIFALTFLFLYLLSDVITNDLRRMLRLQRVPKFVFFSILYVLIVVGLALFSWQTIPSLARTLPVLIKSIQGAVIETVNTIDMRYGLDQYIEAGEVQNQVIDLFKGTLGLFSSGFGHFYKFVIFFIFALFVNLFLYHNTEKVREVFGRKPQSLMGYLFYFTLERAGRFYYYFKRVMGGQLAISLINTLISAVVIVILGLPYPTALILTVFFLGLFPVVGNIVSNTLLTLVALASVGLWGAAVCLCLLVGIHKLEYFLNSKIIGEIVKLPMFVTLTSLVVFELVLGIPGLILAIPLTLTIRHEFEDISGLPQPLSSDSLSESDLPDPSPQPSSRPISEP; this is encoded by the coding sequence ATGTCCGAACCCCAAACGCACGACACGCCACATAACGAGCTTAAGCCGCCGCGCAACCGGCTGCTGGAGCAGCATCCGTTTATCTGCGGCTACTTGTTTCTGGCTGCCATCGTGCTGCTGCTGCTGGTAACCGAACTTAAAATCTTCGCCCTGACTTTCCTGTTTCTCTACCTGCTCTCCGACGTGATCACCAACGATCTGCGGCGGATGCTGCGGCTGCAGCGGGTGCCCAAGTTCGTCTTCTTCTCGATCCTCTATGTGTTGATCGTGGTCGGGCTGGCGCTGTTCTCCTGGCAGACGATCCCCTCGTTGGCCCGCACCCTGCCGGTGCTGATCAAGAGCATCCAGGGCGCGGTGATCGAGACCGTGAACACCATTGACATGCGCTACGGCCTGGACCAATACATCGAGGCCGGCGAGGTGCAGAATCAGGTGATCGACCTGTTCAAGGGGACTCTCGGGCTGTTCAGCAGCGGGTTCGGGCACTTCTACAAATTTGTGATCTTCTTTATCTTCGCGCTGTTCGTGAACCTGTTTCTGTACCACAACACCGAAAAAGTGCGCGAGGTCTTCGGCCGCAAGCCGCAGAGCCTGATGGGCTATCTGTTCTATTTCACCCTTGAGCGGGCAGGCAGGTTTTACTATTACTTCAAACGGGTGATGGGCGGGCAGCTGGCGATCTCACTGATCAACACGCTGATCTCGGCGGTGGTGATCGTAATCCTCGGGCTGCCCTACCCCACAGCGCTGATCCTGACGGTGTTCTTCCTCGGACTGTTCCCGGTGGTGGGCAACATCGTCTCGAACACGCTGCTGACCCTGGTGGCGCTGGCGTCGGTGGGACTGTGGGGGGCGGCGGTCTGCCTGTGCCTGTTGGTGGGGATTCACAAACTCGAGTACTTCCTCAACTCGAAAATCATCGGCGAGATCGTCAAACTGCCGATGTTCGTCACGCTCACATCGCTGGTGGTGTTCGAGCTGGTATTGGGAATTCCCGGCCTGATCCTGGCGATCCCACTTACTCTAACGATCAGACACGAGTTCGAGGATATATCAGGGCTGCCTCAGCCTTTATCGTCCGATTCGCTTTCGGAGTCGGATTTGCCGGACCCGAGTCCCCAGCCCAGCAGCAGGCCGATCAGCGAACCGTAA